Proteins from one Vanessa atalanta chromosome 15, ilVanAtal1.2, whole genome shotgun sequence genomic window:
- the LOC125069229 gene encoding uncharacterized protein LOC125069229 — protein MYAYLALAIVLAASTFAVPTPFPRDRLGYEREIDTRYNQVPKLLDYVLNEEYLNAQKNKAKLVTKLRPEEAIVADNVILESNVVKIIKPVRKLESGELVRQRRGYNLENVIVPARYPYLPVVRYNRFRRWG, from the coding sequence ATGTACGCGTATCTCGCGCTCGCTATTGTGCTAGCAGCGTCCACGTTCGCTGTTCCTACACCGTTTCCACGCGATCGTTTGGGCTACGAAAGGGAAATAGACACCAGATATAACCAAGTTCCAAAGCTCCTAGACTATGTACTCAATGAGGAATATTTAAATGCGCAGAAGAACAAAGCTAAACTCGTAACTAAACTAAGACCGGAGGAAGCCATCGTAGCCGACAATGTAATTTTGGAATCGAACGTAGTAAAGATCATAAAGCCTGTCAGGAAATTAGAAAGCGGTGAGCTCGTGAGACAGAGACGAGGATATAATCTCGAAAATGTGATAGTTCCCGCTAGATACCCTTATCTTCCTGTGGTGCGTTATAACCGTTTCCGCCGCTGGGGCTAG